The genomic DNA tatagaaaataaaaacgaGATGGATTTTTTGAGAGATCATGGATCTAAGAATCAGCTCTTTATATTCCTTCGCCAACAAGTAACAAATATTCATAGTGCTGAGGCAAAGATTCAGCAGATAGTATCTGATTCACAAGAATTCGATATAACCTTTGACGAAAAGAAAGATGGTAAGCTTGAGTCTCTCGGGTCACTGTCAGAGTATGTTCAACAATGTCAAGTTCAATACAAACCAAAGAAATTTCAACAAGCCCAGATAAAGGCGGAACCAATGAAAAACATTCTTGGGTTTGAGCAGGATACGGAAGTACAACTGAAAACTGGGGAAAAATATGTTCTTTGGGATGTGTCTATCACACATGATAATAAGCTACTCCTCATTAATAAATCGTCaacatattcaaaactgtatgtTTACAGAGACTGTAAAGATTATGAAACAGAGATAACTTTTTCCTCCGCACCTGTTTTTGTTGCTGTGATACCTGGTACGGACAGAGCTGTTATTACCCTACCTAACGAGGGGtctatacaatttataaatacgACAACGATGACAAAGTCCGACAAAGTCAACATGGGATTTACATGTTATGGTATCACTGCTGGACGTGACAGAATTTACGTTGGTGGTCAAGGTGGTACTATCAAAACATTAGACACAAATGGGACAATTCTAACAACGATTCGACAAGGATCTGATGAAATTTTCTTCATGGTATACAATGATTTACAAGATCAGTTGATTGTTAGATGTGTTGGTAAACTCCTTTGTATCAAAGTAGATGGAACACTAGTTTACAGTAAAGAAGTTTCTGGAATAGCAGAAGTAACACTTGATCGACAGAGGAACATTTATGTGGGCGGTTATGAGACCAACAACATACAAAAAATGTCATCAGATGGAAGGATTTGTGAAGAAATGCTAAACAAAGACAATGGCATTGAACGTCCGTATGGAATGTGTTTTAACAATGACTTCACCAAACTGTTTGTTATTAATAACGGTTGCAAATCCGTACATGTATTCAAATGCAAGTgaaaatatatgtcaaagaaTTTAGAtttctttatcaaaatgtaaCTTATATACAAAAAGTATAGTTTTTAGTCTAACTATGGAAgatgttggtttttttacaataaaacctGACTTTTAGCAATGCCGCTCattatttgcatttaaaaactGTGTGAAGTTCTAATCTTTAAT from Mytilus trossulus isolate FHL-02 chromosome 8, PNRI_Mtr1.1.1.hap1, whole genome shotgun sequence includes the following:
- the LOC134728013 gene encoding E3 ubiquitin-protein ligase TRIM71-like — protein: MASTSFCDPCSEADKSLTATRYCSDCEERLCTDCAESHCRFRAFKSHHVIDLSSIGSNILMSAKKHCNVHSEMILDYYCTDHEIVCCRACISSEHRVCQNVLPLELASKDVKKSALFNDVMEDIMHLITTLNALDNNRESNLQSIEKSKSTITKKIRAVKSKFLKQIEDLERELTTTLSSLQRKHEIEINKQKQEISQVLVNVIENKNEMDFLRDHGSKNQLFIFLRQQVTNIHSAEAKIQQIVSDSQEFDITFDEKKDGKLESLGSLSEYVQQCQVQYKPKKFQQAQIKAEPMKNILGFEQDTEVQLKTGEKYVLWDVSITHDNKLLLINKSSTYSKLYVYRDCKDYETEITFSSAPVFVAVIPGTDRAVITLPNEGSIQFINTTTMTKSDKVNMGFTCYGITAGRDRIYVGGQGGTIKTLDTNGTILTTIRQGSDEIFFMVYNDLQDQLIVRCVGKLLCIKVDGTLVYSKEVSGIAEVTLDRQRNIYVGGYETNNIQKMSSDGRICEEMLNKDNGIERPYGMCFNNDFTKLFVINNGCKSVHVFKCK